The Desulfolucanica intricata nucleotide sequence GCACGTTGTCCACGGGGTATTCCTCTGGTTGATGTAATGCATGATTTTAAGATGCTGGCTATTCGCCAGGGTTATGTGAGTTATCCACAGGCAGCCTTTTACCAGTCTTTCTGGGAAGAAGTAAAAACCAGGGGACGGGTTTTTGAAGGTGGAATCATGGCCCGTTATGCCTTAAAGCGCGGATTTGGTGAGATTAAGAAATTATTTGCGATGAAAGATATGGGTATGGATATGCTTTATCACGGGCGTATGCCGTTAATGCCACCGGCAAAAATTAAGGGATTAAAAGATCTGCAGAAGATTATTGAGCGTGCCCAGGTTCTGATGCGGAAGGAGGCTAAGTGATGCAGTACAGTTTTTATCCGGGATGTTCATTAGAAGCAACGGCTGTTCATTATTTAAAGTCTCTTGAGCCTG carries:
- a CDS encoding 4Fe-4S dicluster domain-containing protein, which codes for MTEDCNISNTSSQPLKYDLKFLREVRSLENGAYVTVCMQCGMCAVSCATRELMDYSPRRLFNLVKLGKKEEVMNANTMWMCTSCLTCKARCPRGIPLVDVMHDFKMLAIRQGYVSYPQAAFYQSFWEEVKTRGRVFEGGIMARYALKRGFGEIKKLFAMKDMGMDMLYHGRMPLMPPAKIKGLKDLQKIIERAQVLMRKEAK